From Bacteroidales bacterium, one genomic window encodes:
- a CDS encoding LptF/LptG family permease, with protein MALTRKDIEKQLKDFNWHITTLDKYIIRKFIGTFFVALLLIIGIVIIFDISEKIDDFVDKNAPLKEIIFNYYANFIPYFINVFSPLFVFITVIFFTSKMAANSEIVAILAGGISFKRLMYPYFLSSAFIAIFSLILNLYVIPPCNKGRLAFEAKYIKKPFENTNRNMHYQISPGTFMYVQSFSTFNNTAYQFTLETIKGHDIISKLSAGEAQWDSTKQCWQLRDYFWRKYVGNAEQVKTGKQLDTALSITVDDFYRKKNTVQAVASGQLGKLIKAQKMRGDQMVEYALIERNTRWALPFSAFILTLIGVSLSSKKRRGGIGMNIGIGIALSFSYILFLRFSQMFVFTGALPPFVALWLPNVIFAVIAVFLYRIAPK; from the coding sequence GTGGCATTAACAAGAAAAGACATAGAGAAGCAGCTTAAGGATTTTAACTGGCACATCACCACGCTGGACAAGTACATAATACGCAAGTTTATAGGTACTTTCTTTGTTGCGCTGCTGCTAATCATCGGCATTGTAATCATATTTGATATCAGTGAAAAAATTGATGACTTTGTGGACAAGAATGCCCCGCTTAAAGAGATTATCTTTAACTACTATGCAAACTTTATCCCCTATTTCATAAACGTATTCAGCCCTCTGTTTGTGTTCATTACGGTAATTTTCTTCACCTCCAAGATGGCTGCAAATTCTGAAATTGTTGCAATACTTGCGGGAGGAATCAGCTTTAAGAGATTGATGTATCCTTACTTTTTGTCATCTGCTTTTATTGCCATATTCAGCTTGATATTAAATCTTTACGTCATACCGCCATGCAACAAGGGGAGGCTCGCCTTTGAGGCAAAGTATATCAAAAAACCATTTGAGAACACCAACAGGAACATGCACTATCAAATCAGTCCGGGAACTTTTATGTATGTGCAAAGTTTCTCCACTTTCAATAATACCGCTTATCAGTTTACGCTGGAAACCATTAAAGGTCACGATATTATCTCAAAGCTGAGCGCAGGTGAAGCCCAATGGGATTCTACAAAACAATGCTGGCAGCTGCGCGATTATTTCTGGCGCAAATATGTTGGAAATGCAGAGCAGGTTAAGACGGGCAAGCAGCTGGATACGGCGTTATCTATTACCGTAGATGATTTTTACAGAAAGAAAAATACCGTCCAGGCCGTTGCATCCGGACAGCTTGGAAAGCTTATAAAAGCGCAAAAAATGCGAGGTGACCAGATGGTGGAGTATGCTCTTATAGAGAGAAATACACGATGGGCTCTTCCGTTTTCCGCATTTATTCTTACGCTCATAGGCGTCTCACTTTCTTCTAAAAAGAGGCGAGGCGGAATTGGTATGAATATAGGAATTGGAATTGCATTAAGCTTCTCTTACATCCTGTTCCTGCGCTTTAGCCAGATGTTTGTCTTTACGGGAGCGCTGCCTCCGTTTGTGGCCTTGTGGCTGCCAAACGTAATTTTTGCGGTGATTGCGGTCTTCTTATACCGCATCGCACCTAAATAA
- a CDS encoding DUF1730 domain-containing protein, translating to MAKRDTNKDLFEKIKALSAELGFVACGCAKAEELVSEEEHYKSAEESGRFAGMDYLKRNMEKRFNPALLVPGAKSVLVFLAPFGRVSKPNKVENSNEQSSAPLISEFARGIDYHIVIKDKLYKILQLISQETTGVPNVLSEAAIPAVSGAFSTTTEIDCCKSNIKNVGRAFTDSAPVLERAWAVKAGLGFIGKNNFLISPEHGIKNFIGIIITTVVLPYYTDSCDSSTSDCYCSADGCNSGEEGEKSSPSKNKGSKCGTCTKCIDACSTGALSGGHFFDARKCLSYKTIEERLQAKTENVPCKQKSKAERDKKTKWIFGCDDCMNACPWNSKNKDGWPEFRTNEKLLAKATCEWWKNLDEQGFKRLFGETPLMRAGLKKIRENILGRN from the coding sequence ATGGCAAAAAGGGATACAAATAAGGATTTATTTGAGAAGATTAAAGCATTAAGTGCAGAGCTGGGTTTTGTTGCGTGCGGCTGTGCCAAGGCTGAGGAGCTGGTATCTGAGGAGGAGCATTACAAGTCTGCTGAAGAGAGCGGACGTTTTGCCGGCATGGATTATTTAAAGCGCAACATGGAAAAACGTTTTAATCCTGCATTGTTAGTTCCCGGAGCCAAAAGCGTGCTTGTTTTTCTCGCTCCTTTTGGGCGCGTATCAAAACCCAATAAGGTGGAAAATTCTAACGAACAAAGTTCTGCGCCCCTGATTTCCGAATTTGCGCGTGGTATTGATTATCACATTGTTATAAAGGACAAGCTGTATAAAATTTTACAGCTGATTTCACAAGAAACCACCGGGGTTCCCAATGTGCTAAGTGAAGCAGCAATTCCAGCGGTTTCCGGTGCGTTTAGCACAACAACGGAAATAGATTGCTGTAAATCAAATATAAAAAATGTTGGCCGCGCCTTCACAGATTCCGCGCCGGTGCTGGAACGGGCATGGGCTGTAAAAGCGGGACTTGGATTTATAGGAAAAAATAATTTTTTGATTAGTCCGGAGCACGGCATAAAAAATTTTATTGGAATTATTATCACGACAGTTGTATTGCCATACTACACAGACAGTTGTGACAGCAGTACTAGTGATTGCTATTGTAGCGCGGATGGTTGCAATAGCGGAGAGGAGGGAGAAAAATCATCGCCGAGCAAAAATAAAGGGAGCAAATGCGGAACTTGTACAAAGTGCATTGATGCCTGCAGTACTGGCGCATTAAGCGGAGGCCATTTTTTTGATGCTCGCAAATGCTTATCATATAAGACAATAGAAGAGCGCTTGCAGGCGAAAACTGAGAATGTTCCTTGCAAACAAAAGAGTAAGGCAGAGAGAGATAAAAAAACAAAATGGATTTTTGGATGTGATGATTGCATGAATGCATGTCCCTGGAATAGCAAAAATAAAGATGGCTGGCCGGAGTTCCGCACAAATGAAAAACTGCTTGCCAAGGCAACTTGTGAATGGTGGAAAAACCTTGATGAACAGGGATTTAAGAGGCTATTTGGAGAGACGCCGCTTATGCGTGCAGGGCTTAAAAAAATCCGGGAAAACATTTTGGGAAGAAATTGA
- a CDS encoding NAD-dependent epimerase/dehydratase family protein, with product MKRILVVGAGGQIGTELVVHLQKNYGEDNVVAAEVRPDVVKKISEHAQAVELDALDFQKYGETIKKYKIDAIYNLVALLSAKGELNPDLAWKINIGALLNSLNLARELHCSVFTPSSIGAFGYNTPHYKTPQDTIMRPDTIYGVCKVTGELLGDYYFKRFGVDARSVRFPGLISNGALPGGGTTDYAVEVFYEIWKHGKYTCAVPQDAYMDMMYMPDALAATTQLMEADPSRLKHRNSFNIASMSFTPEQLFNELKKRIPSFTWDYKVDPIKADIANSWPDIMDDSCARAEWDWAPKWGLQEMMTDMLAACKEKVDKGLY from the coding sequence ATGAAAAGAATATTAGTAGTTGGAGCCGGCGGACAGATAGGTACGGAATTGGTTGTACATCTGCAGAAAAATTACGGAGAGGACAACGTTGTTGCCGCTGAAGTAAGACCGGATGTGGTTAAGAAAATTTCTGAGCACGCCCAAGCTGTAGAACTGGATGCTCTTGATTTCCAAAAATATGGAGAGACCATAAAGAAATATAAAATTGACGCCATCTATAATTTGGTTGCACTGCTTTCCGCAAAGGGAGAGCTGAATCCGGATTTAGCTTGGAAGATTAATATTGGGGCGCTTCTTAATTCATTAAATCTTGCAAGAGAGCTGCACTGCTCTGTTTTCACCCCTTCTTCTATTGGCGCATTTGGTTACAATACACCTCATTACAAGACTCCTCAGGATACAATCATGAGACCTGATACTATTTACGGAGTTTGCAAAGTCACAGGCGAATTGCTTGGAGATTATTACTTTAAGAGATTTGGAGTAGATGCCCGCAGCGTACGTTTCCCGGGACTTATTTCCAACGGCGCTCTACCAGGCGGTGGAACAACAGATTACGCAGTTGAGGTATTCTATGAAATTTGGAAGCATGGAAAATATACATGCGCCGTTCCTCAGGATGCGTATATGGACATGATGTATATGCCTGATGCATTGGCTGCTACAACACAGCTAATGGAGGCTGATCCTTCTCGTTTGAAACACCGCAATAGCTTCAACATTGCCTCCATGAGTTTTACTCCGGAGCAATTGTTTAATGAGCTTAAAAAGAGAATTCCTTCATTTACATGGGATTACAAAGTAGATCCTATTAAAGCTGACATTGCAAACAGCTGGCCTGATATCATGGATGATTCTTGTGCCCGCGCCGAGTGGGATTGGGCTCCAAAATGGGGTCTGCAGGAGATGATGACAGATATGCTTGCTGCCTGCAAAGAGAAAGTTGATAAAGGTTTATATTAG
- the rplQ gene encoding 50S ribosomal protein L17 yields MRHNKKVNHLGRQSGHRKAMLANMASSLLLHKRIETTLAKAKALRVYVEPLITKSKTDDTNSRRVTFSYLKQKEAVTELFRVIAPKIAERPGGYTRILKTSYRAGDAAEMAIIELVDFNEAALESAKKESGEKKTTRRSRAKKTAEPAAPKAEAPKAEAPKAAAPKAEEKK; encoded by the coding sequence ATGAGACACAATAAGAAAGTAAATCATCTTGGCCGTCAGAGCGGACACCGTAAGGCGATGCTTGCTAATATGGCTTCTTCATTGCTTCTTCACAAGAGAATAGAAACTACTCTTGCAAAGGCTAAAGCATTGAGAGTCTATGTAGAACCTCTGATTACCAAGAGCAAAACAGACGATACAAATTCACGCCGTGTCACCTTCAGCTATTTAAAGCAGAAGGAGGCTGTAACAGAGTTGTTTAGAGTTATTGCTCCTAAAATTGCAGAGCGTCCGGGCGGATACACCCGTATTCTGAAGACTTCATACAGAGCAGGAGATGCTGCTGAGATGGCTATTATAGAATTGGTTGACTTCAATGAGGCTGCTCTTGAGAGTGCAAAGAAAGAGAGCGGAGAGAAGAAGACTACACGTCGTAGCCGCGCAAAGAAAACTGCAGAACCTGCAGCTCCAAAAGCTGAGGCTCCTAAGGCAGAAGCTCCAAAAGCTGCTGCTCCAAAGGCTGAAGAGAAGAAATAA
- a CDS encoding bifunctional nuclease family protein → MERVRLDMGALSVSDFQGGNFVFFLYKKGGDKCLPIKLSRPDVNIILTNFKNKELNPAEELPTMQMLYCTTLQHFGIELLEITVIKGMGSNRHFMTELLLFDGKKELRLVCGFADGIVMAKFFNAPIYVYADVLEKFATKVNTEGKKVYREKNYKTKLTDALNAAIANEDYERAEQLKAELHKLTFAAEKKPAAPEKPAAPEKKKASGKQKKK, encoded by the coding sequence ATGGAAAGGGTAAGATTGGACATGGGGGCGCTGAGCGTCTCTGACTTTCAAGGGGGTAATTTTGTTTTCTTCCTGTACAAAAAGGGAGGAGACAAGTGTTTGCCTATCAAGCTGTCAAGGCCAGATGTCAATATCATTCTTACAAATTTCAAGAACAAAGAATTGAATCCTGCGGAAGAACTTCCAACTATGCAGATGCTCTATTGCACAACGCTGCAGCACTTTGGAATTGAGCTGCTGGAAATTACCGTTATAAAAGGGATGGGTTCAAACAGGCACTTCATGACGGAGTTGCTGCTGTTTGACGGCAAAAAAGAACTGCGACTTGTTTGCGGATTTGCTGACGGAATTGTCATGGCAAAATTTTTCAACGCTCCAATTTATGTTTATGCGGATGTGCTGGAAAAGTTTGCTACAAAGGTAAATACAGAGGGGAAGAAAGTCTATCGGGAGAAAAATTACAAAACAAAACTTACAGATGCGCTTAACGCTGCAATTGCCAATGAAGATTATGAACGGGCGGAACAGCTTAAGGCTGAGCTGCATAAGTTAACCTTTGCAGCCGAGAAAAAACCGGCGGCACCTGAGAAACCTGCAGCCCCGGAAAAGAAAAAGGCTTCCGGAAAACAGAAGAAAAAGTAA
- a CDS encoding response regulator transcription factor, translating to MNEIVKVITVDDHPLILSGISAALEKNSRDIKVIGSASTAEELLEMLKNGGLSGLHELPDVILLDLLLPGMSGEEAAKIIKREYPAVKILVFSAESNESVIYRLLQIGIDGFVNKTSSGREITAAVECVGSGNQYFGMDTARILENVHIAKGHKCKEASEMFSDREMDVMRLCCNGYLSKEIADKLSISPRTVDNHKRNIFHKLGINSSIELVKYALTNDIIKL from the coding sequence ATGAATGAGATTGTTAAAGTTATTACGGTAGATGATCATCCCCTGATACTTTCAGGTATTTCCGCCGCACTGGAAAAAAACAGCAGAGATATCAAAGTTATTGGAAGCGCCTCAACTGCAGAGGAGTTGTTGGAAATGTTAAAAAACGGAGGACTGTCGGGATTACATGAATTGCCGGATGTCATCCTGCTGGATTTGCTTTTGCCCGGGATGTCCGGAGAAGAGGCGGCAAAAATAATCAAGAGGGAATACCCAGCTGTAAAAATTCTTGTGTTTAGCGCAGAGAGCAATGAATCTGTTATTTACAGACTTCTGCAAATAGGAATTGATGGCTTTGTAAATAAGACCTCTTCCGGCAGGGAAATTACCGCAGCTGTTGAGTGCGTTGGGAGCGGCAACCAGTATTTTGGAATGGATACTGCAAGAATTTTGGAAAATGTGCACATTGCAAAAGGGCACAAATGCAAAGAGGCATCTGAAATGTTTTCAGATAGGGAGATGGATGTGATGAGATTGTGCTGCAACGGATATTTAAGTAAAGAGATTGCCGATAAACTCTCAATCAGCCCCAGAACGGTGGATAATCACAAGAGGAACATCTTTCACAAGCTGGGAATAAATAGTTCCATAGAACTTGTCAAATACGCGCTTACAAACGATATTATAAAGTTATAA
- the tgt gene encoding tRNA guanosine(34) transglycosylase Tgt, producing MFFEVKNKDAQSGARAGVLHTEHGDIQTPIFMPVGTVGSVKGVYHRDLKDDIKAQIILGNTYHLLLRPGIDLINKAGGLHKFVAWDRPILTDSGGFQVFSLAENRKITEKGCTFRSHIDGSPREFTPENNVDTQRKIGADIIMALDECTPGTADYKYSLQSLQRTGRWLERCVKRFKETEPLYGYKQFFFPIVQGCIYPDLRRMAAEQAVKADMDGCAIGGLSVGEPTEKMYEMLEVLNPVLPADKPRYLMGVGTPANLLEGIERGVDMFDCVMPTRNGRNGMLFTSEGMINMRNKCWAEDFSPIDSNGTSFVDHTYSKAYLRHLFVAGEMLAAQIASYHNLAFYLKLVGDARAHIIAGDFKKWKDETVKKVTQRINDK from the coding sequence ATGTTTTTTGAGGTAAAAAATAAGGATGCGCAAAGCGGCGCAAGGGCTGGGGTCCTGCATACGGAACATGGTGATATTCAAACACCTATCTTTATGCCGGTAGGAACCGTAGGCTCAGTAAAAGGGGTATACCATCGGGACCTAAAAGATGATATCAAAGCTCAAATTATTCTTGGCAATACTTACCACCTGCTGCTGCGGCCGGGCATTGATTTGATTAACAAGGCGGGAGGATTGCATAAGTTTGTAGCATGGGACCGTCCAATTCTTACGGACAGCGGAGGATTCCAGGTCTTTTCACTTGCAGAGAATAGAAAAATCACAGAGAAAGGTTGTACTTTCCGCTCACATATAGACGGTTCTCCAAGAGAGTTCACGCCGGAGAATAATGTTGATACTCAGCGCAAAATAGGCGCAGATATTATAATGGCTCTGGATGAGTGCACGCCCGGAACTGCAGATTACAAATACTCTTTGCAGTCTTTGCAGAGAACAGGCCGCTGGCTGGAAAGGTGCGTAAAGCGCTTTAAAGAGACGGAGCCGCTTTACGGGTACAAGCAGTTTTTCTTCCCGATAGTTCAAGGTTGCATATATCCTGATTTGCGCAGAATGGCTGCAGAACAAGCAGTTAAAGCAGATATGGATGGCTGTGCAATTGGAGGTCTTTCTGTTGGGGAGCCAACAGAGAAAATGTACGAAATGCTGGAAGTGCTTAACCCTGTGCTTCCTGCGGATAAGCCGCGCTACCTCATGGGGGTCGGCACCCCTGCAAATCTGCTGGAAGGCATTGAGAGAGGGGTAGATATGTTTGACTGCGTAATGCCTACAAGGAACGGACGCAACGGGATGTTGTTCACATCAGAAGGGATGATTAACATGAGAAACAAGTGCTGGGCGGAGGATTTTTCTCCAATAGATTCTAACGGCACCTCATTTGTAGACCACACATACTCAAAGGCTTACTTAAGACACTTGTTTGTTGCGGGAGAGATGCTTGCGGCTCAGATTGCAAGCTATCACAATTTGGCCTTTTATTTGAAATTGGTTGGAGACGCTCGCGCTCACATAATTGCCGGGGATTTTAAGAAGTGGAAAGATGAAACTGTTAAAAAAGTTACACAAAGAATTAATGATAAGTAA
- a CDS encoding GSCFA domain-containing protein, whose translation MKIQTIVEIEKPKSQISYSDKILLAGSCFSDEIGGVLKDYKFDVMTNPFGTLYNPASIFISLFRLGAAAGLCKMPLGISPFFTEKDIVSRPDGLYVTFFHHSSCGQRDAKTFLDKANEKLKNDAEFFKASTKVIVTLGTSWVFKYVGTADKQIVAGVENPAAGGTGMIVANCHKLPAKYFSREFLPVSRTESLLHTIVSTFPDKRFIFTVSPIRHMADGAHGNQVSKSSLLMAVDNLIQEQQNCREEKKNAEYFPAYEIMMDELRDYRWYAEDMIHPSAAAVKYIFERFKESFISPDSYKRMEEELKKTKSENHRPFKISD comes from the coding sequence ATGAAAATACAAACGATAGTAGAGATAGAAAAACCAAAGAGTCAAATTAGTTATTCTGACAAAATACTTCTTGCCGGTTCTTGCTTTTCTGATGAAATTGGCGGAGTATTAAAGGATTACAAGTTTGATGTGATGACAAATCCTTTTGGCACATTATATAATCCCGCCTCTATTTTTATCTCTTTGTTTAGACTTGGTGCGGCAGCCGGGCTTTGCAAAATGCCGCTGGGTATTTCTCCTTTCTTTACGGAGAAAGATATTGTCAGCCGTCCTGATGGTCTGTATGTCACCTTTTTCCATCATTCTTCCTGCGGGCAGCGTGATGCAAAAACTTTTCTGGATAAAGCAAATGAGAAACTAAAAAATGACGCGGAGTTTTTTAAAGCATCAACAAAAGTAATAGTAACACTTGGTACTTCATGGGTTTTCAAATATGTTGGAACGGCAGATAAGCAAATAGTTGCGGGTGTGGAAAATCCTGCTGCAGGCGGGACAGGGATGATAGTAGCAAATTGTCACAAGCTGCCTGCAAAATATTTTTCCAGAGAATTTCTTCCTGTTTCCCGCACCGAAAGTTTGCTTCATACAATTGTAAGCACATTTCCTGATAAGCGTTTTATTTTTACGGTAAGTCCAATCAGACACATGGCGGATGGCGCTCACGGTAACCAAGTTAGCAAATCCTCTTTGCTGATGGCTGTAGATAACCTAATACAAGAACAGCAAAACTGTCGGGAGGAAAAAAAGAATGCAGAATATTTTCCGGCTTATGAGATTATGATGGATGAGCTTAGGGATTACAGGTGGTATGCGGAAGATATGATTCATCCCTCTGCTGCTGCGGTAAAGTATATTTTTGAAAGATTTAAAGAGTCTTTTATTTCTCCTGATAGCTATAAGAGAATGGAAGAGGAACTTAAAAAGACAAAATCTGAAAATCATCGTCCCTTTAAAATATCTGATTAA
- a CDS encoding tetratricopeptide repeat-containing sensor histidine kinase, giving the protein MQTGSVNRALIVASLLCAAAISFLLPSCKRGGTDYDISSDDKQVIEEKVLALAGQNVRYNNASKKSLSESEAIFDSAEVRKYLKSAVENNDPVSIEVTCRILGKYMRDASKYNEALALHKQGLEAALAIRDTIEITQAYNNLGTDFRRISSYADATANHNMALQYANEYSGMKRGEFHAFKNKTVALNGLGNISLTMRYYDDAEEFFREALAMEDSLKSPLGMAINYANIGSIFEHRGQFDSAEVYYNHSMEKNIAAKSQVGMSLNYCAIGSLYEKQGKLAKAQEEYANAYKLSYSIPDRWHWIPSAIALGDIDIKLGKLPDAYRVLSEAQDVAREIHAPEYLIEIKKSFGEYYKKTGDYKAALACKEESDIYRDSVIGNKDASAFLESRVKYEKELRDKDVSKLSLRNKVERRARMITTVLGSVIAALLLTLLILSRRLFKIQKKRAEDLEKVNNVKNRFFAIISHDLKNPVAAQQLTIQQIMDLSETIDRKLLKEQCELLLLSGDSELTLLQNLFNWTQIQMGRLSYHPTRFKLISVVGGVKGLLAIPLELKGINFKMLISNDTIIVTDRNIVETVIRNLISNAIKYSYRGGEITVQEKIIGDKIAISVVDNGVGISAEKLENIFDYSKRQSSPGTEGEIGSGLGLEVCKDMIGICGGTIFAEKREGGGTIFTFTINRNIE; this is encoded by the coding sequence ATGCAGACCGGTAGTGTAAATAGGGCTTTAATTGTAGCTTCACTCTTATGTGCCGCCGCCATTTCTTTTCTTCTGCCGTCATGCAAAAGGGGCGGAACCGATTACGATATTTCATCTGATGATAAGCAGGTTATAGAGGAAAAAGTGCTTGCTCTTGCCGGACAGAATGTTAGATACAATAATGCATCTAAGAAAAGCTTGTCTGAGAGCGAGGCTATTTTTGATTCTGCCGAGGTTAGAAAATATTTGAAAAGCGCCGTTGAAAATAATGACCCGGTTAGCATAGAAGTTACCTGCCGCATATTGGGGAAATATATGAGGGATGCCTCAAAGTATAATGAAGCCTTAGCGCTTCATAAACAGGGACTTGAAGCGGCCTTGGCAATAAGAGATACAATTGAAATTACTCAGGCATACAACAATCTGGGAACAGATTTCAGAAGGATAAGTTCTTATGCAGATGCAACTGCAAATCATAACATGGCGTTGCAGTATGCAAATGAATATTCCGGTATGAAAAGGGGAGAGTTTCATGCATTTAAAAATAAAACCGTTGCCTTAAACGGACTTGGGAACATCTCATTGACAATGCGTTATTATGATGATGCCGAGGAGTTTTTCCGGGAGGCGCTTGCAATGGAAGACTCTTTGAAAAGTCCGCTTGGGATGGCAATCAATTACGCAAACATAGGTTCTATTTTTGAGCATCGCGGGCAGTTTGATTCTGCTGAAGTTTATTACAATCATTCCATGGAGAAGAATATTGCGGCAAAATCTCAAGTGGGTATGTCTTTGAATTACTGCGCCATAGGTTCCTTGTATGAAAAGCAGGGAAAATTAGCTAAGGCTCAGGAAGAGTATGCAAATGCATACAAGCTTTCTTATTCTATTCCCGACAGATGGCATTGGATTCCTTCTGCAATTGCGCTTGGGGATATTGATATAAAACTTGGGAAGTTGCCGGATGCGTATAGAGTTCTCTCTGAAGCTCAGGATGTTGCACGTGAGATACATGCTCCGGAATATTTAATAGAAATTAAAAAGAGCTTTGGAGAATATTACAAGAAAACGGGAGACTATAAAGCTGCTCTTGCCTGTAAGGAGGAGAGCGATATTTATAGAGACAGCGTAATTGGAAATAAAGATGCATCGGCTTTTTTGGAGAGCCGTGTTAAGTATGAGAAAGAGCTGAGAGATAAGGATGTAAGCAAGCTTAGCTTGAGAAATAAAGTTGAGCGCAGAGCAAGAATGATTACTACTGTTCTTGGCTCTGTGATTGCTGCGTTGTTGCTTACGTTGCTGATTCTGAGCAGACGTTTGTTCAAGATTCAGAAGAAAAGAGCGGAAGACCTGGAGAAGGTGAATAATGTCAAAAACAGATTTTTTGCAATAATTTCACATGACCTTAAAAATCCTGTAGCTGCACAACAGCTTACGATTCAGCAAATTATGGATTTGTCTGAAACAATTGACAGAAAACTTTTAAAAGAGCAATGTGAACTTCTTTTGCTCTCCGGAGATTCTGAACTTACATTGTTGCAGAATTTGTTTAACTGGACTCAAATTCAAATGGGAAGATTATCTTATCATCCGACAAGATTTAAACTCATTTCTGTTGTGGGCGGAGTTAAAGGTTTGCTGGCAATTCCTCTTGAGCTTAAGGGTATCAATTTTAAAATGCTAATATCTAATGATACTATAATTGTCACCGATAGAAACATTGTAGAGACGGTCATTAGGAATCTGATTTCTAATGCAATAAAGTATTCTTACAGAGGCGGTGAGATAACAGTGCAGGAAAAAATTATCGGAGACAAAATAGCAATTTCAGTTGTTGATAATGGAGTTGGAATAAGTGCGGAAAAACTTGAAAATATTTTTGATTACAGCAAAAGACAATCTTCTCCCGGAACTGAAGGGGAGATTGGAAGCGGACTTGGTTTGGAGGTTTGCAAGGACATGATAGGAATTTGCGGAGGGACAATCTTTGCAGAAAAGAGAGAGGGAGGGGGTACAATTTTTACTTTTACAATTAACAGGAATATAGAATAG